TACTTCATAATAATCTAATTCAGTCAATATTAGTACTCCTAACTTAATTTTACGCGATTTTAACTAAATTATGATAAATCTTTGATATAATCCGCCTTATGAAAAAAGGATTAGAAAAATTTTATGAATTAGTTGAGGCTTTTGAGTCTCTTCCTACTATTGGAAAAAAATCAGCTTTAAGATTAGCTTATCATATAGTAATGAATGATAACTATTGTGGTATAAAATTAGCTCATAGCATTGAAAATGCTATAAAGAATATAACTAAATGTACAAGATGTGGTTCTATGAGTGAACATGAAATTTGTGAGTTTTGTTTAGATGATAGTAGAAATGAAAAAATTCTTTGTATAGTTCAAAGTGCAAAAGATATTTTTATAATCGAAGAGTCTAAAAAATTTGATGGATTATATTTTGTAATTGAAGATTTAGATGAACAAAGTATTGATAAATTAATAGATTTAGTAAGAGAAAATAGAGTAAGTGATATACTTTTTGCTATTACTCCATCACTTGCAAATGATGCTTTTATACTATTTATTGAAGATAAATTAAAAAATTTCGATATTAATTTTATGAAAATCGCACAAGGTGTACCAACAGGTGTTAGTTTAGAAAATGTTGATTTAATTTCTCTTTCAAAAGCAATTGAGAGTAAAGTTGTTATTTAAACTAGATTATTTATTGGGAATATATAACTCTTTATTATAAAATAGTTCACTCTATCTTTTATAATATAAAACTATATGCTCATAAGTGTAAAACATTGTTAAAAAAATAGTAGAATAGTTATACTACTCTACTATTTAATAATTAATCTTTGTACGAAGAATAATCACTATAACCATACTCATCTCTACCACCAAAAAGAGTATGTGAATCTTTGATTTCAGATAATGGGTAATTATTTTCTAGTCTACTAACTAAATCAGGATTTGGAATAAAATATCTTCCAAAACCAACTAAGTCAACTAAATCTTTTTTTATTACATCATTAGCTCTTTGTAAAGTATAACCACCTG
The window above is part of the Malaciobacter marinus genome. Proteins encoded here:
- the recR gene encoding recombination mediator RecR; the encoded protein is MKKGLEKFYELVEAFESLPTIGKKSALRLAYHIVMNDNYCGIKLAHSIENAIKNITKCTRCGSMSEHEICEFCLDDSRNEKILCIVQSAKDIFIIEESKKFDGLYFVIEDLDEQSIDKLIDLVRENRVSDILFAITPSLANDAFILFIEDKLKNFDINFMKIAQGVPTGVSLENVDLISLSKAIESKVVI